A genomic segment from Sparus aurata chromosome 10, fSpaAur1.1, whole genome shotgun sequence encodes:
- the LOC115589195 gene encoding PLAC8-like protein 1 yields MTQQVVRVQPGSRLQEAGQWSTGLCECYKDVGDCCFALCCLPVFTCKVTSAVGACPCLPLLDCIGCVPPASLAMRASVRHRYGIQGSVWSDCLYGCCCYPLSWLQISRELKRRAASHASSSSPSSSSSARYTALASLQGAPLV; encoded by the exons ATGACTCAACAGGTGGTCCGGGTCCAGCCGGGAAGCAGGCTTCAGGAGGCAGGTCAATGGAGTACTGGCCTGTGTGAGTGCTATAAAGACGTGGGAGACT gctGCTTTGCCCTGTGCTGCCTCCCAGTGTTTACCTGTAAGGTGACCAGTGCAGTGGGTGCCTGTCCCTGCCTGCCTCTGCTGGACTGCATCGGGTGCGTGCCACCTGCGTCTCTCGCCATGAGGGCGTCCGTCAGGCACCGATATGGCATCCAG GGGAGCGTGTGGAGCGACTGCCTGTACGGGTGCTGCTGCTATCCGCTATCCTGGCTCCAGATCTCCAGAGAGCTGAAGAGAAGAGCAGCATCCCACgcctcatcctcctccccctcctcctcctcctcggccagATACACCGCTCTCGCCTCCCTGCAGGGGGCGCCCTTGGTCTAG